A genomic region of Zea mays cultivar B73 chromosome 6, Zm-B73-REFERENCE-NAM-5.0, whole genome shotgun sequence contains the following coding sequences:
- the LOC100272931 gene encoding trihelix transcription factor isoform X1: MEVREMAMAAAAAAAASGGGGVKLPPPNPNLPYREDCWSDGETAALVSAWGSRYVELNRGNLRQKQWQEVADAVNSRRGASARRRPPRTDIQCKNRVDTLKKKYKAELARNAPSAWSYFPELDRLVGPTLSASASKRPLASLPPQFALPMHPPAVRRPPSPSPSSSSPPQPPMALPLPNYRRGSPLPAAALIQKEAAAAAAAASDSEDSDDAAGGNNHKLPRSPSRSVSSLSASNKKRCRDEAGSSADKGFRELARAIEAFAEMYERVESAKQKHVVEMERQRIEFLKQLEVKRMENFVDAHVKLARAKRTKKTTGGAADGAGGMELVATVAALPFVSTSTFL, from the coding sequence ATGGAGGTTAGGGAGATGGCGATGGCCGcggcggctgcggctgcggcgtcCGGCGGGGGAGGCGTCAAGCTGCCGCCGCCCAATCCCAACCTGCCCTACAGGGAGGACTGCTGGAGCGACGGCGAGACGGCAGCTCTCGTCTCCGCCTGGGGCAGCCGCTACGTCGAGCTCAACCGCGGTAACCTGCGCCAGAAGCAGTGGCAGGAGGTGGCGGACGCCGTCAACTCGCGCCGGGGAGCCTCCGCGCGGCGCCGCCCGCCGCGCACCGACATCCAGTGCAAGAACCGCGTCGATACCCTCAAGAAGAAGTACAAGGCCGAGCTCGCCCGCAACGCGCCGTCCGCCTGGTCCTACTTCCCCGAGCTCGACCGCCTCGTCGGCCCAACCCTCAGCGCCTCCGCCTCCAAGAGACCCTTGGCGTCTCTGCCTCCTCAATTCGCTTTGCCCATGCATCCACCAGCCGTGCGGAGGCCCCCGTCGCCTTCGCCGTCATCGTCCTCCCCGCCGCAGCCGCCTATGGCTTTGCCTCTACCCAATTACCGCCGTGGGTCCCCGCTCCCTGCTGCTGCCCTCATCCAGAAGGAAGCCGCGGCTGCTGCGGCTGCTGCGTCTGATTCAGAGGACTCCGATGATGCGGCTGGCGGCAATAATCACAAATTGCCCCGGTCGCCTTCGCGCTCGGTGTCGTCACTCTCTGCCAGTAACAAGAAGCGCTGCAGAGATGAGGCTGGCAGCAGTGCTGACAAAGGTTTCAGAGAGTTAGCAAGGGCGATCGAAGCTTTTGCGGAGATGTATGAGCGTGTGGAGAGTGCTAAGCAAAAGCATGTGGTGGAGATGGAGCGCCAGCGAATTGAATTCCTGAAGCAACTGGAGGTGAAACGCATGGAGAATTTCGTTGATGCCCATGTGAAGCTGGCTAGAGCAAAGCGCACGAAGAAGACTACAGGGGGTGCTGCCGACGGTGCTGGTGGTATGGAGTTGGTTGCCACCGTTGCTGCGCTGCCTTTCGTCTCCACCTCCACCTTCCTCTGA